In the Natronobacterium texcoconense genome, one interval contains:
- a CDS encoding helix-turn-helix domain-containing protein — MALIVEYELRTPVLRPAEATDNRIHLEEGYSTESGALKLLFWAIGEESESFQATVRDDQNVIELSLLEETVDRRLYSVTLTDRAANKLTYPLAAEHDIVILEGVVTDSTLVRARAPSREALYAYRDSCLERNVGFRVKRIYQEKERATDRYGITESQREALLAAFEAGYFAVPRDTSLSDISAELGISDQALSARLRRGQANLLAQTLGKDLPRFE; from the coding sequence GTGGCACTGATCGTCGAGTACGAACTCCGGACGCCAGTACTCCGGCCAGCGGAAGCGACGGACAACCGTATCCACCTCGAAGAGGGGTACAGTACGGAATCCGGAGCACTGAAACTGCTCTTCTGGGCGATCGGGGAAGAGTCCGAATCGTTCCAGGCTACCGTGAGGGACGACCAGAACGTGATCGAACTCTCGTTGCTCGAGGAGACGGTCGATCGCCGACTCTACAGCGTCACCCTGACCGACAGAGCCGCGAACAAACTCACGTATCCCCTCGCCGCCGAACACGACATCGTGATACTGGAGGGCGTCGTCACCGACTCGACACTCGTCCGGGCTCGAGCGCCGAGTCGCGAGGCGCTGTATGCCTATCGTGACAGCTGTCTCGAGCGTAACGTCGGCTTTCGAGTAAAGCGAATCTACCAGGAGAAAGAGCGAGCGACCGACCGGTACGGAATCACCGAATCGCAGCGCGAAGCGTTGCTGGCCGCGTTCGAAGCAGGCTACTTCGCAGTGCCGCGAGACACGTCGCTGTCCGATATTTCGGCAGAGCTTGGCATCTCCGATCAGGCGCTGTCGGCACGACTCCGGCGCGGACAGGCGAACCTCCTGGCACAGACACTCGGGAAAGACCTCCCCCGTTTTGAATGA
- a CDS encoding HNH endonuclease, translating into MGNRSETDTDDQSDARGYGEGWEDLRQQTLRRDGYACTRCGADDRTLQAHHVVPRSQGGPDELENLLTLCRPCHGVIHQSNSSFDDVRDDAPLFPEPDAPDPVARMREPGDGDCSRCGHEFDPEELVAWTDVPPADGSVPDHLTLCKPCAGFALENVPACDQESLTGNHRFGIHELSAWRLDAPVRSSIFASPQVAVRREPRTVRERIVDDTPLRFVWNHTGIRWLTLIAIGYVLLMLVVASI; encoded by the coding sequence ATGGGGAATCGCAGTGAGACGGACACCGACGACCAGTCCGACGCTCGAGGCTACGGCGAGGGATGGGAGGACCTTCGCCAGCAAACCCTACGTCGCGACGGCTATGCCTGTACTCGCTGTGGTGCCGACGACCGGACGCTCCAGGCCCACCACGTCGTCCCGCGATCCCAGGGCGGCCCCGACGAACTCGAGAACCTGCTGACGCTGTGTCGGCCCTGTCACGGCGTCATCCACCAGTCGAACAGTTCGTTCGACGACGTTCGCGACGACGCGCCGCTGTTCCCCGAACCGGACGCGCCCGATCCGGTCGCACGGATGCGCGAGCCAGGCGACGGCGACTGTAGTCGCTGTGGACACGAGTTCGACCCCGAGGAACTCGTCGCCTGGACGGACGTCCCGCCGGCCGACGGTTCCGTCCCCGACCACCTCACCCTCTGTAAACCCTGTGCCGGGTTCGCCCTCGAGAACGTCCCGGCGTGCGACCAGGAGTCGCTGACCGGAAACCACCGGTTCGGGATCCACGAACTCTCGGCGTGGCGGCTGGACGCCCCTGTCCGCTCGAGCATCTTCGCCTCGCCACAGGTCGCCGTCCGCCGGGAGCCACGGACCGTGCGCGAACGGATCGTCGACGACACGCCGCTGCGATTCGTCTGGAACCACACGGGTATCCGCTGGCTAACGCTGATCGCGATCGGGTACGTGCTGTTGATGCTGGTAGTCGCGTCGATCTAA
- the pstB gene encoding phosphate ABC transporter ATP-binding protein PstB, giving the protein MTANGGGPRTVSTSETGRSEPETGVETEEAPLDGPDVSETILESRDLDVYYGDDQALQGISMEIPEQQVTALIGPSGCGKSTFLRSINRMNDLIDVARVEGDLYFRGKNVYDEDVDPVALRRKIGMVFQKPNPFPKSIFDNVAYGLRVQGKDDGDVEEKVRTALERAALLDEVEDQLDSSGLDLSGGQQQRLCIARAIATDPEVILMDEPASALDPVATSKIEDLVEELAEEYTVVIVTHNMQQAARISDKTAVFLTGGELVEFDDTNKIFENPEHDRVEDYITGKFG; this is encoded by the coding sequence ATGACCGCGAACGGCGGCGGCCCACGAACCGTATCGACTTCCGAGACCGGCCGTTCCGAACCCGAGACCGGCGTGGAGACCGAAGAGGCACCGCTCGACGGTCCCGACGTCTCCGAAACAATCCTCGAGTCTCGCGATCTCGACGTCTACTACGGCGACGACCAGGCGCTCCAGGGTATTTCGATGGAGATTCCCGAACAGCAGGTGACCGCTCTCATCGGACCCTCGGGCTGTGGGAAGTCGACGTTCCTGCGGTCGATCAACCGGATGAACGACCTCATCGACGTCGCACGCGTCGAGGGCGACCTCTACTTCCGCGGAAAGAACGTCTACGACGAAGACGTCGACCCCGTCGCTCTCCGCCGGAAGATCGGCATGGTCTTCCAGAAACCGAACCCCTTCCCGAAGAGCATCTTCGACAACGTCGCCTACGGACTCCGCGTTCAGGGGAAAGACGACGGCGACGTCGAGGAGAAAGTCCGGACGGCACTCGAGCGTGCCGCGCTCCTCGACGAGGTCGAAGACCAACTCGACTCGTCGGGACTTGATCTTTCGGGTGGCCAGCAGCAGCGACTCTGTATCGCTCGAGCGATCGCGACCGACCCCGAGGTCATTCTGATGGACGAACCGGCCTCGGCGCTCGACCCCGTCGCGACCTCGAAGATCGAGGACCTCGTCGAGGAACTCGCCGAGGAGTACACGGTCGTCATCGTCACCCACAACATGCAGCAGGCGGCCCGTATCTCCGACAAGACGGCCGTCTTCCTCACCGGCGGCGAACTCGTCGAGTTCGACGACACGAACAAGATCTTCGAGAACCCCGAACACGACCGCGTCGAGGACTACATCACGGGCAAGTTCGGGTAA
- the pstC gene encoding phosphate ABC transporter permease subunit PstC, with translation MSTEPLDLSRNGNDVGTLGDKVARYVFFACAFVTVATTLAIIVVLVDGAMDFFSYVSLTEYFTGTNWSPRAADNPSFGVLPLVWGTLMITVGSALIAIPVGTLTAIYLSEYADPRVRKVVKPTLEILAGIPTIVYGFFALSFITPILQSLGRHVEFLPVPGTFNAAAGAIVVGVMIIPMVSSISEDAMSAVPDSLRNAAYGLGATKFEVSTQVVLPASLSGIMAAYILAISRAIGETMAVTLAAGALPQITNDPFEEIQTMTAYMVEIGTGDASVGSIGYQSLFAIGLTLFVMTFLMNVFSMWIRSRYREEYQ, from the coding sequence ATGAGTACTGAACCACTGGATCTGAGCCGGAACGGTAACGACGTCGGGACGCTGGGCGACAAGGTTGCTCGGTACGTCTTTTTCGCGTGTGCGTTCGTCACCGTCGCGACGACGCTCGCGATCATCGTCGTCCTGGTCGACGGCGCGATGGATTTCTTCTCGTACGTCTCGCTGACCGAGTACTTCACGGGGACTAACTGGTCGCCACGAGCGGCCGACAACCCGAGTTTCGGTGTGTTACCGCTGGTCTGGGGAACCCTGATGATTACCGTCGGCTCGGCGTTGATCGCGATTCCGGTCGGAACGCTGACCGCGATCTACCTCTCCGAGTACGCCGATCCGCGGGTCCGGAAGGTCGTAAAGCCGACGCTCGAGATTCTCGCGGGGATTCCGACGATCGTCTACGGCTTCTTCGCATTGTCGTTTATCACGCCGATCCTGCAGTCACTCGGGAGGCACGTCGAGTTCCTACCGGTTCCGGGGACGTTCAACGCTGCGGCGGGGGCGATCGTCGTCGGAGTCATGATCATCCCGATGGTGTCTTCGATTTCCGAGGACGCGATGTCGGCGGTCCCCGATTCGCTTCGAAACGCCGCCTACGGACTCGGAGCGACGAAGTTCGAGGTTTCGACGCAGGTCGTGTTGCCGGCGTCGCTGTCGGGGATCATGGCGGCGTACATCCTCGCGATTTCGCGGGCAATCGGCGAGACGATGGCCGTCACGCTCGCGGCCGGGGCCCTGCCCCAGATTACGAACGATCCGTTCGAGGAGATTCAGACGATGACGGCATACATGGTCGAGATCGGGACCGGTGACGCGTCGGTTGGATCGATCGGGTACCAGAGCCTGTTTGCGATCGGGCTGACCCTGTTCGTGATGACGTTCCTGATGAACGTCTTCAGTATGTGGATCCGGTCGCGCTACCGGGAGGAGTACCAATGA
- a CDS encoding NADP-dependent malic enzyme → MGLDEDSLDYHQTDPPGKIEISTTKPTNTQRDLSLAYSPGVAAPCMEIDADEDEAYTYTAKGNLVGVVSNGSAVLGLGDIGAQASKPVMEGKGVLFKRFADIDVFDVELDESDPDKLVEAVKMMEPTFGGINLEDIKAPECFTVEERLREEIDIPVFHDDQHGTAIISGAALLNAADIADKNLEDLEIVFSGAGASAIATAKFYVSLGCKRENITMCDSSGIITEERAGNGELNEYKRQFARDVPEGDLADAMEGADVFVGLSIGGIVSQEMVQSMADDPIIFAMANPDPEIGYEEAKEARDDTVIMATGRSDYPNQVNNVLGFPFIFRGALDVRATEINEAMKVACAEALADLARQDVPDAVVKAYGDEPLQYGPDYIIPKPVDPRVLFRVAPSIAEAAMESGAARTEIDPDEYEEELEARLGKSREMMRVVLNKAKSDPKTVALAEGENEKIIRAAYQIQEQGIAAPILIGDESEIRQTAANLGLDFEPQVADPSVGDYEEYAERLHDLRQRKGITRTEATELIENDSNYFGSVMVEQGDADALLTGLSHHYPSALRPPLQVIGTAADVDYAAGVYMLTFKNRVVFVADATVNQNPDEDVLAEVTKLTGDLARRFNIEPRAALLSYSNFGSVDNQGTRKPRRAANMLQDDPEADFPVDGEMQADTAVVEDILEGTYGFSELDEPANVLVFPNLESGNIGYKLLQRLGGADAIGPMLVGMDKPVHVLQRGDEVKDIVNLASVAVVDAQQE, encoded by the coding sequence ATGGGACTGGACGAGGACTCACTCGACTATCATCAGACCGATCCGCCAGGAAAGATCGAAATATCGACCACGAAACCGACGAATACGCAGCGTGATCTCTCGCTCGCGTACTCGCCGGGCGTCGCCGCACCGTGTATGGAGATCGACGCGGACGAAGACGAAGCCTACACCTATACTGCGAAGGGCAACCTCGTCGGCGTCGTCTCGAACGGCTCCGCCGTCCTCGGTCTCGGCGACATCGGCGCACAGGCTTCCAAACCCGTCATGGAAGGAAAGGGCGTCCTCTTCAAACGGTTCGCAGATATCGACGTCTTCGACGTCGAACTCGACGAGAGCGATCCCGACAAACTCGTCGAAGCCGTCAAGATGATGGAGCCGACCTTCGGCGGAATCAACCTCGAGGACATCAAGGCCCCCGAGTGTTTCACCGTCGAGGAGCGACTCCGCGAGGAGATCGACATCCCCGTCTTCCACGACGACCAGCACGGCACTGCGATCATCTCCGGTGCGGCACTGCTCAACGCCGCCGACATCGCCGACAAGAACCTCGAAGACCTCGAGATCGTCTTCTCCGGCGCTGGTGCGAGCGCGATCGCGACTGCGAAGTTCTACGTCTCGCTTGGCTGCAAGAGAGAGAACATCACGATGTGTGACTCCTCGGGAATCATCACCGAGGAACGCGCCGGAAACGGCGAACTCAACGAGTACAAACGGCAGTTCGCCCGCGACGTCCCCGAGGGCGACCTCGCGGACGCGATGGAGGGTGCTGACGTCTTCGTCGGCCTCTCGATCGGCGGGATCGTCTCCCAGGAGATGGTCCAGTCCATGGCCGACGACCCGATCATCTTCGCGATGGCCAACCCCGATCCCGAGATCGGCTACGAGGAAGCGAAGGAGGCCCGCGACGACACCGTCATCATGGCCACAGGCCGCTCCGACTACCCCAACCAGGTCAACAACGTCCTCGGGTTCCCGTTCATCTTCCGTGGTGCACTCGACGTCCGGGCCACCGAGATCAACGAGGCGATGAAAGTCGCCTGTGCCGAAGCCCTCGCGGACCTGGCACGGCAGGACGTCCCCGACGCGGTTGTCAAGGCCTACGGCGACGAACCACTCCAGTACGGTCCCGACTACATCATCCCCAAGCCGGTCGATCCCCGCGTCCTCTTCCGGGTCGCTCCCTCGATCGCCGAAGCCGCGATGGAGTCCGGCGCTGCCCGTACCGAGATCGACCCCGACGAGTACGAAGAGGAACTCGAGGCCCGCCTCGGCAAGTCCCGCGAGATGATGCGAGTGGTCCTCAACAAGGCAAAGAGCGATCCGAAGACGGTCGCGCTCGCGGAAGGTGAAAACGAGAAGATCATCCGAGCGGCCTACCAGATCCAGGAGCAGGGAATCGCCGCACCGATCCTCATCGGCGACGAGAGCGAAATCCGCCAGACGGCGGCGAACCTCGGGCTGGACTTCGAGCCACAGGTCGCCGATCCGTCCGTCGGTGACTACGAGGAGTACGCCGAACGCCTCCACGACCTCCGCCAGCGCAAGGGGATCACCCGAACCGAAGCCACCGAACTCATCGAGAACGACTCGAACTACTTCGGGAGTGTGATGGTCGAACAGGGCGACGCCGACGCCCTCCTGACCGGTCTCTCCCATCACTATCCGTCGGCACTTCGGCCGCCACTGCAGGTCATCGGCACCGCCGCCGACGTCGACTACGCCGCCGGCGTCTACATGTTGACGTTCAAGAACCGCGTCGTCTTCGTCGCGGACGCAACGGTCAACCAGAACCCCGACGAGGACGTCCTCGCGGAAGTCACCAAACTCACCGGCGACCTCGCCCGGCGGTTCAACATCGAACCCCGCGCAGCCCTGCTGTCGTACTCGAACTTCGGCAGCGTCGACAATCAGGGCACCCGCAAACCCCGCCGTGCTGCGAACATGCTGCAGGACGACCCCGAAGCCGACTTCCCCGTCGACGGCGAGATGCAGGCCGACACCGCCGTCGTCGAAGACATCCTCGAGGGAACCTACGGCTTCTCGGAACTCGACGAACCCGCGAACGTGCTCGTGTTCCCGAACCTCGAGTCGGGTAACATCGGCTACAAACTGCTCCAGCGACTGGGCGGTGCCGACGCCATCGGCCCGATGCTCGTCGGCATGGACAAGCCGGTCCACGTCCTCCAGCGCGGCGACGAGGTCAAAGATATCGTGAACTTGGCGAGCGTGGCGGTCGTCGACGCACAACAGGAGTAA
- a CDS encoding HalOD1 output domain-containing protein — protein sequence MSTEQPMATVGDDQFVYQTATERPPSEAVVAAIAAQTDDAPIAIAGEYGPLYEVVDPGALDALFDSSGGPDRSEGTVTFTYANRRVEVDTTGRVVLRPLEQEQV from the coding sequence ATGAGTACTGAACAGCCGATGGCGACGGTGGGCGACGACCAGTTCGTCTATCAGACAGCGACGGAACGACCACCCAGCGAGGCGGTTGTCGCTGCAATCGCAGCCCAGACCGACGACGCCCCGATAGCGATCGCCGGCGAGTACGGACCGCTGTACGAGGTCGTCGATCCTGGCGCACTGGACGCACTGTTCGACTCGTCGGGCGGGCCCGACCGGTCCGAGGGAACGGTCACGTTCACCTACGCGAACCGTCGCGTCGAAGTCGATACGACGGGGCGAGTGGTACTTCGCCCGCTCGAGCAAGAACAGGTATAG
- a CDS encoding phosphate uptake regulator PhoU — protein METRKVQVTGGSTYTVSLPKGWATENDVSSGTVVELFPEDDALLLTPRSETERQEGTLDVSDLEGERLTRAVMTMYVSGFDIIRLEASRITTDQRRAIRDATQSLVGVEVLSETTDSVVIQDLLDSSELSIVNAVRRMRLIATSMLEDAVRALVENDDDIAHDVIERDDDVDRLWLVVSRIFRATLRSPRAAEELGVSREDCFDFHSSARQLERIADHAAKISQLALKLGDIPAEVDDALAALHADASDVLEKSMDALFAEETDEANRLGHAAHEAVLEIDEHTRRVDDMLRDLDPVQAQSLGLIVDSLSRSADYGGNIAETALQKAAPRPRS, from the coding sequence ATGGAGACGCGCAAAGTACAGGTGACGGGTGGGTCGACGTACACCGTCTCGCTCCCGAAAGGGTGGGCGACGGAAAACGACGTCAGTTCCGGGACGGTCGTCGAACTTTTCCCCGAGGACGACGCCTTGCTGCTGACGCCACGGAGCGAGACCGAACGGCAGGAAGGAACCCTCGACGTCTCGGATCTCGAGGGCGAACGGCTCACGCGGGCCGTAATGACGATGTACGTAAGCGGCTTCGATATCATCCGTCTCGAGGCCAGCCGGATCACGACCGACCAGCGACGAGCGATCAGGGACGCGACACAGAGTCTCGTCGGCGTCGAAGTCCTCTCGGAAACGACCGACAGCGTCGTCATCCAGGATCTACTCGACTCCTCGGAACTGTCGATCGTCAACGCCGTCCGGCGGATGCGTCTGATCGCGACCTCGATGCTCGAGGACGCGGTGCGGGCGCTGGTCGAGAACGACGACGACATCGCTCACGACGTCATCGAACGCGACGACGACGTCGACCGACTCTGGCTGGTCGTCTCCCGGATCTTCCGGGCGACGCTTCGCTCGCCCCGCGCCGCCGAAGAACTCGGCGTCTCCCGCGAGGACTGTTTCGACTTCCACTCGAGCGCCCGGCAACTCGAGCGTATCGCCGATCACGCGGCCAAGATCAGCCAGCTCGCGCTCAAACTCGGCGACATTCCAGCGGAAGTCGACGACGCGCTCGCAGCCCTGCACGCCGACGCGTCGGACGTTCTCGAGAAGTCGATGGACGCGCTGTTCGCCGAGGAAACCGACGAAGCGAATCGACTCGGTCACGCCGCTCACGAGGCCGTTCTCGAGATCGACGAACACACGCGACGCGTCGACGACATGCTCCGAGACCTCGACCCCGTTCAGGCCCAGTCGCTGGGATTGATCGTCGACTCGCTGTCCCGGAGTGCAGACTACGGCGGCAACATCGCCGAAACCGCGCTCCAGAAGGCAGCGCCTCGTCCGCGGTCGTAA
- the pstA gene encoding phosphate ABC transporter permease PstA, whose product MSTETSEFEFDESAVKRKRQLGRVFLGLCFAATMVGIVALVALLVDVIVEAWGWLTWEFLTYPPSQIVEHYDPSNYGDLPTGPGGMYPMIVGSIYLITLTAIFTLFLGVGAAIYLEEYAGDTFLTRFIEANISNLAGVPSIVYGLLGLAVFVRALQTGQSLIAGSLTLTLLILPIVIVQSQESLRAVPDSMRQASYGAGATKWQTIRNVVLPEAVPGIMTGIILSLSRAIGETAPILMVGAATTLFAPPDLTDPTGPFGAMPMQIFEWAKLPEDDFQHVAAAGIVVLLTVLLLMNAVAIYIRNRYDPRG is encoded by the coding sequence ATGAGTACGGAAACGAGCGAGTTCGAGTTCGACGAATCGGCGGTGAAACGCAAACGCCAGCTCGGGCGGGTCTTCCTCGGGCTGTGTTTTGCCGCGACGATGGTCGGCATCGTGGCACTCGTCGCGTTGCTGGTCGACGTAATCGTCGAGGCCTGGGGCTGGCTCACCTGGGAGTTCCTGACGTATCCGCCGTCCCAGATCGTCGAACACTACGATCCGTCGAATTACGGTGACCTCCCAACCGGTCCCGGCGGGATGTACCCGATGATCGTCGGCTCGATCTATCTGATCACGCTCACCGCTATCTTCACCCTGTTCCTGGGTGTCGGTGCGGCGATCTACCTCGAGGAGTACGCCGGTGATACCTTCCTGACGCGGTTTATCGAGGCGAACATCTCGAACCTCGCGGGCGTTCCGTCGATCGTCTACGGACTGCTCGGCCTGGCGGTGTTCGTCCGGGCACTCCAGACAGGGCAGAGTCTCATCGCGGGTTCGCTGACGCTTACCCTGTTGATCCTGCCGATCGTCATCGTCCAGTCCCAGGAGTCGCTGCGAGCGGTTCCCGACTCGATGCGCCAGGCGTCCTACGGTGCGGGTGCGACGAAGTGGCAGACGATCCGCAACGTCGTCCTCCCGGAGGCGGTCCCGGGCATCATGACTGGGATTATCCTCTCGCTATCTCGAGCGATCGGTGAAACGGCGCCGATCCTGATGGTCGGTGCGGCGACGACGCTGTTTGCGCCGCCGGACCTGACCGATCCGACGGGGCCGTTCGGTGCAATGCCGATGCAGATCTTCGAGTGGGCGAAACTCCCCGAAGACGACTTCCAGCACGTCGCTGCGGCAGGGATCGTCGTCCTGCTGACCGTACTGTTGCTGATGAACGCCGTCGCGATCTACATCCGCAACCGGTACGATCCTCGCGGGTGA
- the phoU gene encoding phosphate signaling complex protein PhoU, translating into MARKSYQAQLTELREDILYMSEVVMERLRMGLDALEQKDVDLARQVMDGDSEINQMYLELEQECIDLLALQQPVASDLRFIAASFKIITDLERIGDLAVNLGEYTINAEQDLFPDVDVQSMGEMTLEMVEDAMVAYDTEDTDRCREIATRDDELDAVAERASETVVRDLIERELESPDEAEPLLQDVSRLLLTVRDLERVGDHAVNIAARTLYMVENDDELIY; encoded by the coding sequence ATGGCCAGAAAATCGTATCAGGCACAACTCACGGAACTCCGTGAGGACATTCTCTATATGAGTGAGGTTGTCATGGAGCGGCTTCGAATGGGACTCGACGCACTCGAGCAGAAAGACGTCGACCTCGCCCGGCAGGTGATGGATGGCGACAGCGAAATCAATCAGATGTATCTCGAGCTCGAACAGGAGTGTATCGACCTGCTCGCGCTCCAGCAGCCTGTTGCCAGCGATCTTCGGTTTATCGCGGCGTCGTTCAAGATTATCACCGACCTGGAACGGATCGGCGACCTCGCGGTCAACCTCGGGGAGTACACTATAAACGCCGAACAGGATCTCTTCCCGGACGTCGACGTCCAGTCGATGGGCGAGATGACCCTCGAGATGGTCGAGGACGCCATGGTCGCGTACGACACCGAAGATACCGACCGCTGCCGTGAGATTGCAACCCGAGACGACGAACTCGACGCGGTCGCGGAGCGGGCCAGCGAGACCGTCGTCCGGGACCTGATCGAGCGCGAACTCGAGTCACCCGATGAGGCCGAGCCGCTTCTGCAGGACGTCTCCAGATTGCTGTTGACGGTTCGTGACCTCGAACGCGTCGGCGATCACGCGGTCAACATCGCTGCGCGGACGCTGTACATGGTCGAAAACGACGACGAACTGATCTACTGA
- a CDS encoding 30S ribosomal protein S8e produces the protein MQDQGRSTRKRTGGRLKNVRKRRKDELGRLPTETQVGEPRFRTVDVRGNDTKTRALATNVASVNNGDETVSAEIEDVVENEANPNYVRRNIITKGAVIETSEGQARVTSRPGQTGQVNAVLLDE, from the coding sequence ATGCAAGATCAGGGACGCTCTACGCGCAAGCGTACCGGCGGTCGACTGAAGAACGTTCGCAAGCGCCGAAAGGACGAACTCGGCCGACTCCCGACCGAGACGCAGGTCGGCGAGCCCCGGTTCCGTACTGTCGACGTCCGCGGTAACGATACGAAGACTCGTGCGCTTGCGACGAACGTCGCAAGCGTCAACAACGGCGACGAGACCGTCTCGGCCGAAATCGAGGACGTCGTCGAGAACGAGGCAAACCCCAACTACGTCCGCCGAAACATCATCACGAAAGGCGCCGTCATCGAGACGTCCGAAGGGCAAGCACGCGTAACGTCCCGTCCCGGCCAGACCGGACAGGTCAACGCCGTTCTGCTCGACGAGTAA
- a CDS encoding PstS family phosphate ABC transporter substrate-binding protein produces MGNEPISNRADDGGLSRRRVLLGTAGTALAGLAGCITRGEDSGLEGRITIDGSNTLLPNSALVAELFMWENNQVDIPVSGSGTGAGFQQFCRGETELQNASRAISDDEREQCEENNVDWLELEVVLDGLAVMKHPQNDWCDCLTVDQLNRMWERGSDVETWADLDDDNDGWPDEPISFYGRDAASGTYDYFTEQINGAVGNIRNDYSGSPDTNNIIRGVRGNQYAVGFGGAGYYYENEDDVDLIAIDNGDGCVIPTPETIEAQEYQPLSRPMFLYVRLDELERPEFREFMRFYLENTQETARDVGFYAVPDETIEDQREKLEDAIERYT; encoded by the coding sequence ATGGGAAATGAGCCGATATCGAATCGGGCCGACGACGGTGGACTCTCACGTCGGCGCGTTCTACTCGGCACTGCGGGAACCGCTCTTGCTGGACTTGCTGGCTGTATCACACGTGGCGAAGACAGCGGGCTCGAGGGGCGAATCACGATCGACGGTTCGAACACGCTGTTGCCAAACAGCGCGCTCGTGGCCGAGCTGTTCATGTGGGAGAACAACCAGGTAGACATTCCAGTCAGCGGCTCCGGTACTGGAGCCGGATTCCAGCAGTTTTGCCGGGGTGAAACCGAACTCCAGAACGCGAGTCGAGCGATCAGCGACGACGAACGAGAACAGTGTGAGGAAAACAACGTCGACTGGCTCGAACTCGAGGTCGTGCTGGACGGCCTCGCAGTCATGAAACACCCACAGAACGACTGGTGTGACTGTCTCACGGTCGACCAGCTCAACCGGATGTGGGAGCGAGGGTCGGACGTCGAGACGTGGGCGGACCTCGACGACGACAACGATGGCTGGCCCGACGAACCGATTTCGTTCTACGGACGTGACGCCGCCTCGGGGACGTACGACTACTTCACCGAGCAGATAAACGGTGCCGTCGGAAACATCCGCAACGATTACAGCGGCTCGCCGGACACGAACAACATCATCCGTGGCGTCCGTGGCAACCAGTACGCTGTCGGTTTCGGCGGCGCTGGCTACTATTACGAGAACGAGGACGACGTCGACCTGATCGCCATCGACAACGGTGACGGCTGCGTAATCCCGACTCCGGAAACGATCGAAGCACAGGAGTACCAGCCCCTGTCCCGGCCAATGTTTCTCTACGTACGCCTGGACGAACTCGAGCGGCCCGAGTTCCGAGAGTTCATGCGGTTCTACCTCGAGAACACCCAGGAGACGGCACGTGACGTCGGGTTCTACGCCGTTCCCGACGAGACGATCGAAGATCAGCGGGAGAAACTCGAGGACGCCATCGAGAGGTATACATGA
- a CDS encoding phosphopantetheine adenylyltransferase, whose product MDVALGGTFDPVHDGHRKLFERAFELGDVTVGLTSDDLAPKTRQVDREIRSFEQRREDLADELETIAEEYDREFEIRTLESPTGIATEPQFEYLVVSPETREGGERINEIRRERGHDALEVVVVPHVRAEDDDIISSTRIVKGEIDEHGNVLGDSDESTTE is encoded by the coding sequence ATGGACGTCGCGCTTGGTGGGACGTTCGACCCCGTTCACGACGGTCATCGCAAACTGTTCGAACGGGCGTTCGAACTCGGGGACGTAACAGTCGGACTGACGAGTGACGACCTCGCGCCCAAGACACGACAGGTCGACCGGGAGATCAGATCCTTCGAGCAGCGACGGGAGGATCTGGCGGACGAACTCGAGACCATCGCCGAGGAGTACGACCGCGAGTTCGAGATTCGCACGCTCGAGTCGCCGACCGGCATCGCGACCGAGCCCCAGTTCGAGTACCTTGTCGTCTCGCCGGAGACGCGCGAGGGTGGCGAACGGATCAACGAAATCCGCCGCGAGCGAGGGCACGACGCTCTCGAAGTCGTCGTCGTCCCCCACGTTCGAGCCGAAGACGACGACATCATCTCGAGCACCCGGATCGTCAAGGGTGAGATCGACGAACATGGAAACGTCCTCGGCGATAGCGACGAGTCGACGACGGAATAG